The following are encoded together in the Kwoniella europaea PYCC6329 chromosome 1, complete sequence genome:
- a CDS encoding prefoldin, alpha subunit, whose product MSSLFTATAPTQPGRAQIYSAHLQSTLLPELEVSRHALISVEHDISEYDDLLQKLDQLEKADERGIETLSELGAGVWVETRISDTKTVTLDLGLDVHMDMPLAEAREYVIKKIDVLKKKRDSLSKKEEFLVWQVGQFHGALSQSNENSISGI is encoded by the exons ATGAGTTCCCTGTTCACAGCCACAGCTCCAACTCAACCAGGGAGAGCGCAAATATACTCTGCGCATCTGCAGAGCACACTATTACCAGAACTCGAGGTGTCCAGACACGCTTTGATCTCAGTGGAACATGATATTTCCGAATA CGATGATCTTCTACAGAAACTCGACCAACTCgaaaaagctgatgagagaggAATAGAAACGCTAAGTGAACTTGGAGCGGGTGTATGGGTAGAAACTAGAAT ATCCGATACCAAGACTGTCACCCTCGACTTAGGTCTAGATGTACATATGGATATGCCGTTGGCTGAAGCAAGGGAATATGTaatcaagaagatagatgTGTTGAAGAA GAAACGAGATAGTCTCagcaagaaagaagaattctTGGTATGGCAAGTTGGGCAG TTCCACGGAGCACTCTCCCAGTCTAATGAAAACTCGATATCAGGAATATAA